The DNA segment GGCTCCCGCTCGCGTCGTCCGAGTCAGACCGACTGGCCAGCCGCCCTGAGACGCGCGCCTGCTCTGGCGCGCTCGGCCTCGTCGTCTCCGGTGAGCGCCTGCCGCGCAGCCGCGACGTCGATCTCCTCGCCGAGCTCGGCGGATTCCGCGAGAACACTGACGGAATCATGGGTAATCGACAGGAAACCACCGAACACGGCAGCCGTCAGGGTGTCGCCGTCGGTCGTGTTGATCTTCACGATGCCGCCCTCGACCAACTGGCCGAGCACTGGTTCGTGGCCAGGCATGACGCCAATCTCGCCCTCTGTGGTCTGGGCGACGACGAACGACGCCTTACCGGACCAGAGAAGGCGCTCGACAGCCACCAGCTCGACAGACATCTCAGCCACGTAGCTCTCCTTCAGATCGCGCGTCCCTCAAGTGTAATAGGAACGCAGGCGGTCCAGGGTGT comes from the Prauserella marina genome and includes:
- a CDS encoding F0F1 ATP synthase subunit epsilon, with the protein product MAEMSVELVAVERLLWSGKASFVVAQTTEGEIGVMPGHEPVLGQLVEGGIVKINTTDGDTLTAAVFGGFLSITHDSVSVLAESAELGEEIDVAAARQALTGDDEAERARAGARLRAAGQSV